From a region of the Acinetobacter larvae genome:
- a CDS encoding type I restriction-modification system subunit M: MTEQEQQKLGALLWDIANQLRGSMNADDFRDYMLSFLFLRYLSANYEEAAAKELGRDYPKPVKNDDGLVKQTSLNIWYANNAEDVADFEDSMRSLIHYVIKPEYLWSNIAELARTQHEDLLKTLNAGFKYIEEQSFARSFNGLFSEINLNSEKLGKDYKIRNTKLCSIISSIEEKLVNFSTNNDTLGDAYEYLIAQFASGSGKKAGEFYTPQPISTILSRIVSLDSQDPSTGYKKSLDRILDFACGSGSLLLNVRNQVKEHNGKVGKIYGQEKNITTYNLARMNMLLHGVKDTEFEIFHGDTLANDWDILNELNPSKKITFNAIVANPPFSLKWDTTEALAKDFRFKDYGLAPKSAADFAFLLHGFHFLADDGVMAIILPHGVLFRGGAEQKIRQKLIDDGHIDTVIGLPANLFFSTGIPVCILILKRCKKFDDVLFINAADYFERGKKQNYLREQDIERIVDTYQYRKEEERYSKRVSLDEIKNKNEYNLNISRYINTSEAEKEIDLTDVNKNLQKIAEEIKQSKDTHNAFLRELGLSELP, encoded by the coding sequence ATGACCGAACAGGAACAGCAAAAACTTGGTGCCTTACTTTGGGATATTGCAAACCAATTACGTGGCTCAATGAATGCCGATGACTTTCGGGATTACATGTTGTCATTTCTATTTTTGCGTTATTTATCTGCGAACTATGAAGAAGCTGCTGCTAAAGAACTTGGGCGAGATTATCCAAAGCCAGTTAAAAATGATGATGGTTTAGTTAAGCAGACATCACTTAATATTTGGTATGCCAATAATGCTGAAGATGTGGCTGACTTTGAAGATAGTATGAGAAGTTTAATTCACTATGTGATTAAACCCGAATACTTATGGAGTAATATTGCAGAACTTGCACGTACTCAACATGAAGATCTACTTAAAACATTAAATGCTGGTTTTAAATATATTGAAGAACAATCTTTCGCACGTAGTTTTAATGGACTCTTCTCTGAGATTAATCTTAACTCTGAAAAATTAGGTAAAGATTACAAGATACGTAATACTAAACTATGCTCAATCATTAGTAGTATTGAAGAAAAGCTTGTTAATTTCTCAACAAATAACGACACATTAGGTGATGCTTACGAATACTTAATTGCACAATTTGCATCAGGTTCTGGCAAAAAAGCAGGTGAATTCTATACACCTCAACCGATATCGACAATTTTATCTCGAATTGTATCTTTAGATAGTCAAGACCCAAGTACTGGCTATAAAAAATCTTTAGATCGGATTTTAGACTTTGCTTGTGGTTCGGGCTCATTATTACTAAATGTACGTAATCAAGTAAAAGAGCATAATGGCAAGGTAGGTAAAATTTACGGGCAGGAAAAAAACATTACCACCTATAACTTAGCCCGTATGAATATGCTATTACATGGCGTAAAAGATACTGAGTTTGAAATATTCCATGGTGATACTTTAGCAAATGATTGGGATATTCTAAATGAGCTAAATCCATCTAAGAAAATCACATTCAATGCCATTGTAGCTAATCCACCATTTAGTTTGAAATGGGATACGACTGAAGCTTTAGCTAAAGATTTTCGCTTTAAAGATTACGGTTTAGCCCCTAAATCGGCTGCTGACTTTGCATTCCTTTTGCATGGTTTTCATTTTTTAGCAGATGATGGAGTCATGGCTATTATCTTGCCACATGGAGTGTTATTCCGTGGAGGAGCTGAGCAAAAAATACGACAAAAACTCATTGATGATGGTCATATCGATACAGTAATTGGCCTACCAGCAAATCTGTTTTTCTCAACAGGCATTCCTGTATGTATTTTAATTTTAAAGCGCTGCAAGAAATTTGATGATGTCTTGTTTATCAATGCTGCTGATTACTTCGAAAGAGGTAAAAAACAAAATTACTTACGCGAACAAGATATTGAGAGAATTGTTGATACCTATCAATATCGTAAAGAAGAAGAGCGTTATTCAAAACGTGTAAGTTTGGATGAGATAAAGAATAAAAATGAATACAATCTTAATATCTCTAGATATATTAATACTTCAGAAGCTGAAAAAGAGATTGATTTGACAGACGTTAATAAAAATCTTCAAAAAATTGCTGAAGAAATTAAACAATCTAAAGATACCCATAATGCCTTTTTAAGAGAACTCGGATTATCCGAATTGCCTTAA
- a CDS encoding AAA family ATPase → MSVNRKVYPYKSINRIVERLRNDLNDGKDFVLVYAYNGTGKTRLSMDFKEKGKKGSRRNRSSGNRDTLYFNAFTEDLFRWDNDLDTDTDRKLYLNKDSKFFLGFQELALEEKIFVHLQKYADFDFRIDYEAWSVSFSRKEEFKLKGKDEFFTKIIDNIKISRGEENLFIWCTFLAICELAIDKQEAYDWVKYIYIDDPISSLDDNNVIALSSDLAKLIRKGKDYVKVVISTHHGLFFNIMNNELKKHSHKCYFLYKSRHNNEYQLQSTGDTPFFYHVAMLKELKDAAYSTPSRLYTYHFNILRSIMEKTASFFGFEDFSTCISGIENEALFSRALNLLSHGKYSVYDPQAMGLDNQQLFKNILDAFLERYPFQLPNIGEVAQATTSTSLQIASPQETLS, encoded by the coding sequence ATGTCTGTAAACAGAAAGGTATACCCGTATAAAAGCATAAATAGAATTGTTGAGCGTTTAAGAAATGATCTTAATGACGGTAAAGATTTCGTTCTAGTGTATGCCTACAATGGAACAGGAAAAACTCGCTTATCAATGGATTTTAAAGAGAAGGGTAAAAAAGGCAGCAGAAGAAATAGATCGAGTGGTAATCGAGATACTCTATATTTCAATGCTTTTACTGAAGATTTATTCCGATGGGATAATGACTTAGACACAGATACAGATCGAAAATTATATCTGAATAAGGATTCTAAATTTTTCTTAGGTTTCCAAGAGCTTGCATTAGAAGAAAAAATTTTTGTACATTTACAAAAATATGCAGATTTTGATTTTCGTATTGATTATGAAGCATGGTCAGTTTCTTTTTCACGTAAAGAAGAGTTTAAATTAAAAGGAAAAGATGAATTTTTTACAAAAATAATAGATAACATAAAAATATCTAGAGGTGAAGAAAATCTATTTATTTGGTGTACGTTTTTAGCTATTTGCGAACTAGCGATTGATAAGCAAGAAGCATACGATTGGGTAAAATATATCTATATTGATGACCCTATTTCATCTCTAGATGATAATAACGTAATAGCTTTATCAAGTGATTTGGCAAAGTTAATCCGTAAAGGAAAAGATTATGTAAAGGTCGTAATTTCTACACATCATGGTCTTTTTTTTAATATCATGAATAATGAGTTAAAAAAACATAGTCATAAATGCTATTTCTTGTATAAGAGCAGACATAACAATGAATACCAATTACAAAGTACAGGAGATACCCCCTTCTTTTATCATGTTGCAATGTTAAAAGAATTAAAAGATGCTGCGTATTCCACGCCTTCAAGGTTATATACCTACCACTTTAATATTTTACGAAGTATTATGGAAAAAACAGCTTCTTTCTTTGGCTTTGAAGATTTTTCAACCTGTATCAGTGGTATTGAAAATGAGGCTCTCTTCTCGCGTGCATTAAATCTACTTAGTCATGGTAAATATTCAGTCTATGATCCTCAGGCAATGGGCTTAGACAACCAGCAGTTATTTAAAAATATTTTAGACGCGTTTTTAGAACGCTACCCATTTCAATTACCTAATATTGGTGAGGTTGCTCAGGCAACTACTTCTACATCTCTTCAAATAGCTTCTCCACAGGAAACTCTGTCATGA
- a CDS encoding restriction endonuclease subunit S: MSNNQVLDFKENSVLPKLRFTEFEQEAQWEIKNLANIATFLKGKGISKADIDETGVIPCIRYGELYTTYNEIIDKVLSKTNIPTNNLILSKKNDVIIPSSGETHEDIAKASCVMLDDIALGGDLNIIRSHENGVFISYYLNSSLKSEISKIAQGNAVVHLYANQLKKLEIALPSPSEQGKIVNCLSSLDKVIESASIKLKLYIDHRTGMLQQLFPKDKENLPKLRLGKFSQEWENIELSQIAKPVKKKNSNEDKLKVLSLSNEHGLVSQADYFLKRVAGDNTDRYIVLQKNDFVYNDRITKNSTYGTIKRLSLYESGIVSPIYKCFRFEKNQDPVFWEYFFESKTHESEIKQIVNEGARAGRYNISIDKFLSINVMQPSLLEQEKIASCLTSLDHLISHQKNYIDKLKRHKKGLMQQLFPVVEEI, encoded by the coding sequence ATGTCAAATAATCAAGTTTTAGATTTCAAAGAAAATTCTGTATTACCAAAATTAAGATTTACTGAATTTGAACAAGAGGCTCAGTGGGAGATAAAAAACCTAGCTAATATTGCGACGTTCCTAAAGGGTAAAGGAATTTCAAAAGCAGATATTGATGAAACTGGTGTAATACCCTGTATTCGATATGGTGAACTTTATACCACATATAATGAAATCATCGATAAAGTTTTATCCAAAACTAATATACCGACTAACAATCTGATTTTGAGTAAAAAAAATGATGTCATCATTCCATCCTCTGGGGAAACTCATGAAGATATTGCGAAAGCATCTTGTGTGATGCTTGATGATATTGCATTAGGAGGTGATTTAAACATTATTCGAAGTCATGAAAATGGAGTATTTATAAGTTACTATCTCAATAGTTCTTTGAAGTCTGAAATTTCTAAAATTGCTCAAGGAAATGCTGTTGTGCATTTATATGCAAACCAGCTAAAAAAATTAGAAATAGCACTTCCATCTCCTTCAGAGCAAGGAAAAATTGTAAATTGTTTATCTTCTTTAGATAAAGTTATAGAAAGTGCATCAATTAAACTTAAACTTTATATAGACCATAGAACAGGCATGCTACAACAGCTTTTTCCTAAAGATAAAGAAAATTTACCAAAATTAAGATTAGGTAAATTTAGTCAAGAATGGGAGAACATTGAGCTTTCTCAAATTGCTAAACCTGTTAAGAAAAAAAATTCTAATGAAGATAAACTTAAAGTTTTATCTCTTTCCAATGAGCACGGATTAGTTTCCCAAGCCGATTATTTCTTAAAAAGAGTTGCTGGGGATAATACTGATCGATATATCGTTTTACAAAAAAATGATTTTGTATATAACGATCGGATTACAAAGAATTCGACTTATGGAACGATTAAAAGACTTTCTCTTTATGAAAGTGGGATCGTTTCACCTATTTATAAATGTTTTCGTTTTGAAAAAAATCAAGATCCTGTTTTTTGGGAATATTTCTTCGAATCAAAAACTCACGAAAGTGAAATTAAGCAAATCGTAAATGAGGGTGCTAGAGCTGGTCGTTATAATATTTCTATTGATAAGTTTTTATCAATAAATGTTATGCAGCCATCTCTTCTAGAGCAAGAAAAAATTGCTTCTTGTCTTACTTCACTCGATCATTTAATTTCTCACCAAAAAAATTATATTGATAAACTTAAAAGACATAAGAAAGGTTTAATGCAACAACTATTTCCAGTAGTTGAGGAAATATAA